GTGCGGCAGCTGCTGACCTGAAGAGCCGCCTCGTCCAGATTGAATCAACATCAGAGGCAAAGTCCCTGAGTGGCCAGTCTCTCGGACGAGCCGCAAAGCTGATACTGGCAGCCTCGGAAAGAAAGGGAAGCCCAGGGCCCACTTCAGCTGCATTGAAGTCATCGCTGAAGGAGGAGAACGAAAGGGCGAAATGCGCAGCAGCAGCATCAGCACCGTCGTTTTCGCGTACATCACCCCCAGAGGTCAGGGCACAAGCTCCGACTGAAGAGACCGTCCCAAAATCCTCCCATTCAAAAGGAAGACGGGAAAAGAGATCGGTTCTGGATGAACCTCCAGACGAGGCCAGGAGATTGCTGGAGGATCAGCTTAGGGAGTTTCTGGCCCACGTGGGACCAGCCTTGAAAGATACCACACTGGCAGGTGAGACTGGTCATATGGGTTTGTGTTATTTATGTTTATGTGCCATGGAAAATAAAAAGTGTGAGAGGTGCATATTTGATCCGacacaaacaaatattcaaatttagATGGCTTGGATGgtgtgtttttattgtttttagtgTGTGAAGAATCTTCAGATGCTGAACTGTGTATGCACATACCATTTTATTTTACAGAAATATAGAATAAACCCCTAcaatatttattcttttttttttactgcattaTTTTCTACAAGACTATTTCATTGGGCTGAAGGGTTCTAATGATGAACTCTCAGAGATTTCTTAGACTAGGAGACATTTTATTAGAGtctgcatgcacacacatacacacacatgaacacaaaAAATACTCATAAACAATGAACTACACCAACAAAGAACAACTCAAAACTAATAAGCTGTTATAAAACCTAAagtttctctttctgtttactgtaaaaccagaaatatttgcatgcacTTTCATTTTGCGAAAgccaaaattcatgaaattaaatgcacacaaaagttattgtctacactacatgcattgaatgccagtggcaattaatgaaaatttcatgctgcgaaaaaggccatcggttccaattcgcaaaaatttgcgaaaaatattttgctttacagtagctttttttttttttgggggggggggggggagagctcTCTGTCAAGTTATCATACAGCATGCTGTTTTGCATGATGTGTTATTTATATATACTATGTGAATATGACTTGTATACTTGTATAGCCATATTTGATTTAGCGAATCCaatttttcacgaattgggacttcccgacaGTTTCACAAGTGGTTCAATTCGTGATTGGTGAAATACAGTcgctgaatggagaaatgtatgcgtgcatgtcacattcatttctggactagagttaatatttttgcgtgtttttaagtTCACGAATAGCTCCCAACTCCcagaatttgcaaaaataaaaaaccttgtgaaatatttgccGTGTGTAGTAATACCTCTGTCTGTCTCCATTCTCCGTAGAGCTGAGACCAAAGTTTGAGAGTTGCCTCGGAAGGAAGCTAGACAAGAGTGAGAGGGCAGTTTTCAAGCGGCTGGCAATCCATGCCGTTGAGGCCATAGAGGACCCATCCCGAAGGGAGCCACCTGACCTGGAAAGGTGGGATGTCAGCAACAAAGAGAACGGATGGCTGGCAGCCAAGCCAGGACCGTCCAGCTCTTCAAGCTCATCACCAGAGAACGGGAGATTAAGAAATCATGAAGTGTCGTCATCAAACATTGCCACCAGAACACTGCCATCCTCAtcgttttcattttcaaactctACATCcaaatcatcaaaatcaaaatcgttatcatcatcatcatcatcatctccgtcatcatcattatcatctcctTCATCACTCCCCACCCCTGCATCTACCAAGTCATCTCCTCTCACTGCAGCAGCTGTGACAAAGAGAACTAATCtctcatcctcatcatcatcatcctcgtcGCCATGGTTACACAGAGACAGGAGGTCTAGTGAGGAGGAATCTCCCAACGAGATGATGAGATTGCTGGAGGGCCAGCTGAGAGACTTCCTGGCACAGTTTGGTCGATCCTTGAAAGATGCCACTCTGACTGGTTAGAAATGGCAATACAAATTTTATACTCTTCCTGGTATATTAATTATAATTCTGCTTTTATGATGAAAGCATATGAAGGTATGCTGTCATAGAATCTTTATGAGTTCTGTTAGGAGCAATAATATGAGATAATATTTTTCCCAGTTATTTATAAATTTTGGAACTACAAACAAAACTAAAGCATTGTATGAACATGTCAAAAATGTTACTGTTCTTGAAAGAGTGAGAAATTTCAGGTGTTTGTCAAAATACATCAAGGCCTTTAGTTTATCCTTGTGTAGGCATTGCTAGTTAGTTTCACAAACCTTTCCTGAAGGAATGGTATTGTTCTCATCTCAAAATGAGATATGAAACCCATATTGTCTCTGCTTCTCACAAAGTAGTAtttaataatacaatgtataaaatcTGAAGCTTTCATTTCACTACTCTTGTCCCTTGCATGTAATTTTGTGTAACCAATGGTTTTGGCCTTTTTGTTATTCATTGACAGAGCTGCGTCCAAAGTTTGAAAGCCGCCTTGGAAGGAGACTAGATAAGAGTGAGAGGGCGATGTTCAAACGTGTGGCAATCGGTGCTGTGGAAGCGATGGATGACCCACCGGGCACAGACCTGCCAGACATGGGACTGAGGAGAACGAGCAACAAGGAGAATGGCTGGCTCCAGGCTAAGCCGACACCACCACCCTGTACTGGAAACAAGAGGTACAGTGCTTTAAACCTTTTGCTTACTGGAAACTGCTGGGTCCTGTACAGTTATCAGGCTCTCACGGGGAATGCATTAAACTAGTCACCCTGTTGGTTTGTCAGCATTCATTTTATGACATGGAATCTTATGTCAGAGCATCAAGCTTGGGGGTATGGAAAAGAAAGTTTGTTTCATCCAAGATTCTGattgtttgtaagtgttgatatTTTATAATCTGTATTGATTGtagcaaggaggttcaagagattgGATTCACAACTGTTTTATTCCCTGTGAACCCATGTTCAATGcagccactcaaaaatatttgaagtatgtgccaaACTGAATCTGCTTCACAGATAGGAAGGCAATTgattcatgtctcattgcataataaCCAGCTGGTCTCTGAGGAAGATACGTCTCTATGATGGTAATTCAAAGATGAGTGATACATAATCTTTAAGACATGAGGATGCgtgaatagaaattgcgcaaataTTGATGAAATTAAGATCAAAATTACTTGACTGGGCATGACCCGGCGCGAATCAGATATATTAATCAACAGATCAATGAatgtgttttgttgaaaaacttgacaaatacaaaatataggGGCAGTCATGATGTCTGCTAATCAACAGGTTAAAGCTctgttcatgaaaatatcttatattttctctttaaaaatCCCCTCAAATTGCGTATTTACAGTTACCAGATCGAAAGTCTTCCACTCTCACTAAAGTGGATATTTTGAGTCTTCTCTAAACACCCTACAAATATGCTCAAATCAAATAGCAGCCTCATCACAACAgttctttgcttcctgtcacaTGATCTAAACTTGCAGCACTGGTCGTCAGCTCCCAGCATGGATGAACAGTCCAGTACCAGCCAGTCAAGGGAAACCATGTCCCAAGTGTCAAGGTAGGCCATCATTTTCTGTATTTAAGGGCTGCATATAAAGATTATCTTAACTGAAGGgcaaaaaaaccaacaacaacacagtgTTCAATTCacatagcaaaaacaaaattatgcatatctttgaagaaaatatgtggGCACAACTTTGCTTCGCAGCTGTCTACTTCAAGCTAGAAGCAGTATAATTAATGAATCCATTTCTGCTCGAGATTTGTAACGTTTACTGCAGATAACAATTACACCTCCAtcattgaatttttgtttgtttgtttaggatTGTACCCTGCGTCCAGAATTAACATCCACATCTTAGATTGCAGAGGAAAGAAGCCGGCCACTCAACACACGCCACTGAACTCAGTAAACAATCTCAAGCGACATGCAGACAGTCCCAATGTACAGCACCGCGAGGTCTCCAAAGTGGCAAAGCGTAATGTAGATCTCCAAGGCCTCACACCAGATCCCTTAGGTGGGACTATGGAGGATGTACCCTCAGTTGGAAGGGGTGGGCGAGGGAGAAGAGGAAGGGGTCGTGGGGCTGGGAAGGTCCAAAGTGAAAAGAAGAGTCCTGATGGATCTCAGAGGGGGTCAAGGGGTAGGGGAAGAGgtagaggtagagggaggggtgGGAATGCATGGGGTGGTGAACACACGGACCAGAACAGGGTTGCCACGAGGGGTAGAGCACAGGGCGGTCGGGGGAGGGGTTCGAAAAGGGGAAGGGGGCGAGGGAAAGCCCCTGCCATGAATGCCCCATCCTCCAGTGCTTGGCTTGATTCAGACAGTTCTAGTGACAGTGGCAACAAGTGGATCCCTGGAGGGGACATTGCGCCCTCGGGTTCGGCAACACCTCAAACCATTCCCACAGCAGGAGGGCGTGGCACTGGAGGAGGGAGAGGTAGGGGCAGAGGTAGGGGAAGGGGTCAGGGGCAGCGTGCTACCCATGACTGGCAAGATTCAGACAGCAGCCACAGCAATGAGAGTTTGCCACATGGTTTAAGTTACTTAGATGGATCCTTCAGTCTCACAGATGCCGCTGCAGATGACCCCATGACGTGGGGAGGTGATGGAGGGACTACCTTTGACCTCGTGCCCTGCCCCATTTGCATGGAGGAATACCCACAGAGCTGTATTGCAGTGCATGCTGCCCTCTGTGGCGAGACTGGGGGAGCTCCATCAATGCAAGACGCTGGCTTTGTGAGGGATGTCGCACCTGCAGTGTGGGTAGATTGATTGCAGTCTTGCATGTATCATATTAACCCTTTGTGTTCGATCTTTAAAGTGCCATTTGATGCAGAAAACTCCAGAGTTATGCACACTGTCAGAAGTCATTGGTACAGAAAAGATTAATAGCATGGCAGACTTCTTGTGCTATACTGTATATTAAgtggttattttcgcgagggtttaattttcgcgaatttcccGATttacagttggatcgcgaatttaacaacacgcgaaagtGTCGCCATACACTAGAGTAACAATGCATGCAAGATAGCGTTGGTGtcaatttgcgaaaacaacatctcgtgaaaatgtctGTAACCTTctaattcgcaaaaatatctgtacgcgaaaataacagcttatacagtagtatTGATGCTACGATTTCACTGAGCAGACACTGGAGAGATGATGACCATTGCTTTACACCACAAGTCTTTAGAAGAGTCATGTGGACTATATGTACACAGTGTGcttcaaaattatttcatttgacaGGTATGACTATGTATATCCATTTTGTGTCAGATTATAAACTGATTCCATGTAGTTTTTATAGGGTTTTTAATTTTGAGTAATGACTGTATTCAAACTTTGTGTAGATTAGATTAAGTGACTTGTGTAGACATTAATCTGCAAAATCATTAATTGtcattatcaaaattatgttatgaaataattttttaGTGTCGTTTGAAATTGGTGTTGCCACAAACCAGATGAACTCGACATTGTTTCCATTGTTGGAGGGTATGACCATTACCTACATGTTGGTTATAAATAAAGGAGGCATCCATCTTATTCTGTATAGGGAGTCTTTACCAATGTCTGTGGTTGGTTATCTTGAAAGAGCATGTTCCCTTTTTCTTGAACTCCcttctcttttttattgcaGGTCATACCAATTAAAAGGAGATAACCCTCAACGCATGACTGAGTAATTGCCGTTTATATATCTTATATAATGTCATAAAAACCTCTTGCCAAAAGTGATGTCATGATGTAAAGGTATTCAGCATTCTAAGTCAACGTAAgacacaacatacatgtactgtatactagtatgccatatacatgtatttaaccctaactaggccgggggggggggggggggggggggcctccgaggcccccccccctcgacgttccgcgcgatgtatcgcaatcgcaaaaagctatcgccgcgatgtttcatgacttttttctttcgagtctcccgcatcttttgacaccaaatttgcgacgcccgGGCGCGAGGTTCCGAAGTTAcgcataaatacatacatgcatgtcagacctaaaattgctcaaaaacgtaaATTCGTGTactatttcaatgcaaactgtgcttgctggcaaatttcataaaagcatgattattttggttttttgttgattaaaatcaatgattaacatattttcttgttcggagcgATGTCACGAAcgaatttcatcgaaaaaacaatgaaaaacataaagtcgaaaaacaaagaaatacataagaaattcaaaaaaacaataaatacttaagaattttttctgatatcacaaattttttttattacatttgctaaggacagtaaaaagaatatttacacaaaaaatgtgtctgttttgatctttattttgtgatttattccaaatagtctgatttcatgcatcattatgcataaattagcataatttagcataaatgataattttttgaaaaattaacttcacggtattttagattacatcataggcaatgtgtgtgccaattttcatcgcGACTGCGctgtcgacggccgagatctggaggggggggggctgggaggcccccccccccccggctctatcaactacctaaatagcccggcctagttagggttaacaaagtctaattttttgtgaattgggacttccccATGGTTTCAttagtggttaaatttgtgaccTTGGAGTAAAggactgaatggagaaatgtatgtggcatgtcacattcatgccGGGATTACactcaatattttcgcatgtcttcAAATtagcaaatagcacctgacttgcgaaattcgtgaaaatgaaaacctcacgaaatatttggcgtgTACAGTTATAGTCTAGACTGCACCTGTATTCTTTTAAAAGTTGTTTATGTGTATACTGTAAATAGCTGCACAAACATATACTACAGGCAGATCCCCTTTGGACTTCACAGATTTTTGTGTCGACAAAATCTTGTTAATTTGTATTACAGTTGTCAGTAGGTTCCTGCATGAGTACGCACATGTAGAAATTTCCATGCAGTAGGCCTTACTTGTAGGCGAGAGTTGTCACATTAGCATATTTGTTTGTCAGAGTATTTTGAAAAGTCAAAAGTAAATTTGTAAACATGTGGATCTACAAACTAATGGTGAAAATATCCGACCTTTTGGCATGAATATTTGGTGGATTTGTGGGTCTGTGAGTGTAAACTTCCTGAAGAAAGAGATAGGAGAGTTGTTGAGAACGTTATATGTGTTTCAAATGATATGCTTTCTGCAGGCCTAGATATCCTACTGCTACATACCCTGCAGTAAAGCCCGCTGCACACTATACGATCTGACCGGTCGTACGACCTGAAGACCGgaagtgtgacgtcaccagTCTTGCCAGTTTCCAGTCATACAactgggtcttagcgccagtcgtagagatttgacatgttgaatttccaCGACTGGTCATAGGCTTTCGTGATACGGTACGAAATATTATGCAGAGCGTAGTGAAGCACAAAGCcctgcgtgcgcttctatactcACTGGCAATGTGCTGAAGCCAGAATGGTCGTAAGCCTAGTTTTGTAGTCTGATCGTATAGTGTGCGTTGCCAGGTCGTTTGACTGGGTGGACTCTCATGGTTTTAAGGTCGTATACTCttgagtcgtatagtgtgcagCGGGCTTTAGTGATACAGTAGGAACTCAGCATAAAGAGATCATTGGGGccaagacaatttgttctttatatcagatattttgttatatcagtagtaagtaaacaatacaaaacaaagaaaatgaatacaCTGGGACTGGAGAGGAGAAATTATGtagtttgttatatcaggtatttTGTAATTCCAGATCTCTTTATATCGAGTTTTCActgtacatacaagtgtaccTCTCTATTTACCAGACTTACTAGATGCAacatacatgtttgtgtgtaacaCAGTATGTAtgacagtggcggatccagaggggggcacaccggaCGCATGccaccccctttatttttcgttaaaaaaaaaaaaaaaaaagacagacaaaaaatgaaataagtggcatcagaaatattagttgccccccccccccccccccccctttacagaattcctggatccacctcTGTATGAGATATGCATGTGATTGTGAATCCTGAAGGCATGATGTTTGagctttttccttttttttcccaatcTCGTAACCCATACAGCAACCAGgtaaaataataacaatttaTACCAGTAAAATCCTCTCAAAATGATGAAATCTTATGCATTTCAAAAATTATGTTGCTGTGAGTTGTGCCAAAGACGTGTGCTAATAAAGAAATGGTAGGCCCCTACTGGGGACAAATCCTTTTGTGATGAGAGGGTTCGGcctgtattttgtttattttgtttttattgctacttttcaaagtacatgtatcaacaTGTGTGTGATATATAGTCTTACAGTATATCATAGTGTCTATTATGCAATGATACAAGTTTATGTCTAATCCACCTTCTTCAGGTGCAAAACCTGGGGggtgtcagtctctgacaatttcagcaaaatccttggttttgattggttgAGACGCTcttgtcactgactgttactatggttattgtcagagactgatAACTTGAAACATCCCCCTGAACGTCGCTGCATAGCAACTGTATATTCATGCAGCAGTCGTATGAAGTACAATAAAATTTTTTACATGTCTACCCTCATGCAATAATGCAACTACAGTGTCCTGGTAACACTTGTACACATTGCATGGAGATATTGCTTGGATGCGCACCACGGAATACCCTTACCATCATTAAAAGAAGCTTTTGCTTCTAGAAAAAGTCCACTCTGTGTTTTCAATCAGTTCTGTCATTTCCCAGTTAGCTGTTGTATATTGGGGCTATGAAGGGAAATCACACTGTACTGGTTACTGCATTCATATGATATGCTCACTGCCTGTCAcaaaattgtattcttcattgttgttgttgttgataatttattttgtaataatttttttattatttatttatttaaattattcatttagttattcatttatttttatcactatttttttattttcattatcatttcttttacattttatttgtttattcttattatttatttattttgttagtttgtttgtttttttgctgtaTATACTGCAAATACTAGAGACGTATCCTGCAACCTAAGGCTCTTTCATCTGACTTGGCTAAGTAAAATCTTGGACAATGTGGAGCTTTCATAGAAGTGTACACTTCACTTGAGGTCCCGATTACTGgacctacaatgtatttatacaCAGGAGCATCTAGTAAATagaacatgtacatgtgcacatGTTACAAatgcatgaacacacacaagaaatagaTGCACAAACCAACAGAAGACACTGGCATCTTCTAGAGCA
Above is a window of Diadema setosum chromosome 4, eeDiaSeto1, whole genome shotgun sequence DNA encoding:
- the LOC140227626 gene encoding uncharacterized protein, with translation MAPVKLKNVVSFSSQDSIHRAENLLGPSQWRRWLCAPGDRSGSVQVELQLERAVKIGFIDIGNYGSALIEIQVRRSSAADMDFQTIVPTTSCMTPMDSKLGKNKTGVKMFTRDQLCADVRDDYWDRVKVICRQPFKKDAQFGLAFITVSSTGDRTEGSKAPRQSLNNRETKQSVREAPSLQKKSQHLTPSWKSNTAFKKTFAAINKGESAAAADLKSRLVQIESTSEAKSLSGQSLGRAAKLILAASERKGSPGPTSAALKSSLKEENERAKCAAAASAPSFSRTSPPEVRAQAPTEETVPKSSHSKGRREKRSVLDEPPDEARRLLEDQLREFLAHVGPALKDTTLAELRPKFESCLGRKLDKSERAVFKRLAIHAVEAIEDPSRREPPDLERWDVSNKENGWLAAKPGPSSSSSSSPENGRLRNHESSPLTAAAVTKRTNLSSSSSSSSSPWLHRDRRSSEEESPNEMMRLLEGQLRDFLAQFGRSLKDATLTELRPKFESRLGRRLDKSERAMFKRVAIGAVEAMDDPPGTDLPDMGLRRTSNKENGWLQAKPTPPPCTGNKSTGRQLPAWMNSPVPASQGKPCPKCQGLYPASRINIHILDCRGKKPATQHTPLNSVNNLKRHADSPNVQHREVSKVAKRNVDLQGLTPDPLGGTMEDVPSVGRGGRGRRGRGRGAGKVQSEKKSPDGSQRGSRGRGRGRGRGRGGNAWGGEHTDQNRVATRGRAQGGRGRGSKRGRGRGKAPAMNAPSSSAWLDSDSSSDSGNKWIPGGDIAPSGSATPQTIPTAGGRGTGGGRGRGRGRGRGQGQRATHDWQDSDSSHSNESLPHGLSYLDGSFSLTDAAADDPMTWGGDGGTTFDLVPCPICMEEYPQSCIAVHAALCGETGGAPSMQDAGFVRDVAPAVWVD